The following proteins are co-located in the Geovibrio ferrireducens genome:
- a CDS encoding Tex-like N-terminal domain-containing protein, with translation MFIEKVASEFSLRLSNVKNLIELHLEGNTVPFIARYRKEMTGGMEAEEIRAVIERYEYIVNLEKRKEEVIEAIREREKLTPELEKAIRAAETLKDVEDLYAPYKSKRKTKGDIAREAGLLPLADYIRAAEDLKGLEAEAAKYINEAVADVPAAIEMATDIITEDIGRDPDVRTRIRELYSSTTVVSCEKRKEVTERTSYEDYYEYEEKITTLPPHRVLAIFRGEREKILKVKLNPDEELCLAAVTGISAQKGMKLNSITLKCANTALKKTISVSAELDLRSTLRDEAELKAIDVFAKNLKSLLLTPKVKGKVIMGIDPAYRTGCKFAVVDETGRLLDWGVMYPTKPQEDVEGSRRLFLKSMEKCGVTAVAIGNGTGSRETEEFVAELIKDKELKITYTIVSEAGASVYSAGEVAAKEFPELDVTIRGAISIARRVIDPLSELVKIEPRSIGVGMYQHDVNPKKLGESLENVVEDVVNSVGVDLNTASPSLLQYVAGLTKSTAEKIVALREKIGRFMSRRQLMEVDGIGQQTFLQCAGFLKVYDGEEPMDAMFIHPESYEATYSLLNKLNISLRNTELIRLALKNKNAKKIADETGLGEFTMKDILENLERPDRDIRDSLDPVIFKKGVVNLEDIKEGMTLQGKVTNVVDFGAFVDLGLKNDGLVHISHLADKFVKHPSDIVSVGDNVHVRVLSVDKDRGRVSLTMKTK, from the coding sequence ATGTTCATCGAAAAAGTTGCAAGTGAATTTTCGCTCAGACTCAGCAATGTGAAAAACCTTATCGAGCTTCATCTCGAAGGTAACACGGTTCCGTTCATCGCCCGCTACAGAAAGGAAATGACAGGCGGTATGGAGGCGGAGGAGATAAGGGCGGTTATCGAAAGATACGAATACATAGTGAACCTCGAAAAGAGAAAGGAAGAGGTCATCGAGGCCATAAGAGAGCGTGAAAAGCTCACGCCTGAGCTTGAAAAAGCGATCCGCGCCGCAGAAACCCTTAAGGATGTGGAAGACCTGTACGCTCCGTACAAATCCAAGCGTAAAACCAAAGGGGACATAGCCCGTGAGGCGGGGCTTCTTCCGCTGGCGGATTATATAAGAGCCGCTGAGGACTTAAAAGGCCTTGAGGCGGAAGCGGCGAAATACATAAACGAAGCCGTGGCTGATGTTCCCGCAGCCATAGAGATGGCGACAGATATTATCACCGAAGACATAGGCCGTGACCCTGATGTAAGAACCAGAATCCGCGAGCTTTATTCCTCCACCACAGTTGTCTCCTGCGAGAAGCGCAAAGAGGTTACGGAAAGAACGTCCTATGAGGATTACTACGAATACGAAGAGAAGATAACCACACTGCCGCCCCACAGGGTTCTTGCCATTTTCAGGGGAGAGAGGGAGAAGATTCTCAAGGTGAAGCTCAATCCCGATGAGGAGCTTTGTCTTGCGGCTGTAACGGGAATCTCAGCCCAGAAGGGGATGAAGCTGAACAGCATCACCCTGAAATGCGCAAACACTGCCCTCAAAAAGACGATCAGCGTTTCCGCCGAGCTTGATCTCCGCTCCACTCTGAGGGACGAGGCTGAACTTAAGGCGATAGATGTTTTTGCGAAAAACCTTAAAAGCCTTCTGCTGACTCCGAAGGTTAAGGGCAAGGTGATAATGGGTATAGACCCCGCATACAGAACAGGCTGCAAGTTCGCCGTTGTGGACGAAACGGGCAGACTTCTGGACTGGGGGGTGATGTACCCCACCAAGCCGCAGGAGGATGTGGAGGGGAGCCGCAGGCTTTTCCTTAAATCCATGGAGAAATGCGGCGTAACTGCTGTTGCGATCGGTAACGGCACAGGCAGCCGTGAAACAGAGGAGTTCGTGGCGGAACTCATTAAAGACAAGGAACTTAAAATAACATATACCATCGTCAGCGAGGCGGGCGCATCGGTTTACTCGGCGGGCGAGGTTGCCGCGAAGGAATTTCCTGAGCTTGATGTCACCATCAGAGGTGCAATCTCTATCGCCAGAAGGGTTATAGACCCGCTCAGCGAGCTTGTGAAGATAGAGCCCCGCTCAATAGGTGTCGGGATGTATCAGCATGATGTTAACCCGAAAAAGCTTGGTGAAAGCCTTGAAAACGTCGTTGAGGACGTGGTGAACAGCGTCGGTGTGGATCTCAACACCGCAAGCCCGTCACTGCTCCAGTATGTGGCGGGGCTCACAAAAAGCACCGCTGAGAAGATTGTAGCCCTGCGTGAAAAGATAGGCCGCTTCATGAGCCGCAGACAGCTTATGGAAGTGGACGGCATAGGCCAGCAGACCTTCCTCCAGTGCGCGGGTTTCCTCAAGGTTTATGACGGTGAGGAGCCTATGGACGCTATGTTCATACACCCGGAAAGCTACGAGGCAACTTATTCGCTTCTGAACAAGCTTAATATATCATTAAGAAATACGGAGCTCATCCGCCTTGCCCTCAAGAATAAAAATGCCAAAAAGATAGCGGATGAAACAGGCCTCGGCGAATTTACCATGAAAGATATTCTGGAAAACCTTGAAAGGCCGGACAGAGATATAAGGGACAGCCTTGATCCCGTTATATTCAAGAAGGGCGTGGTCAACCTTGAGGACATAAAAGAGGGGATGACGCTTCAGGGTAAGGTGACTAACGTGGTTGATTTCGGCGCGTTTGTTGACCTCGGTCTGAAAAATGACGGCCTCGTGCACATCTCCCACCTTGCGGACAAGTTTGTGAAACACCCGTCCGACATAGTCTCCGTCGGCGATAATGTCCATGTGCGTGTTCTCTCCGTGGACAAGGATAGGGGACGAGTCTCACTCACGATGAAAACGAAATAA
- a CDS encoding AEC family transporter produces the protein MVNMLVMLYSFIMGIVMKRSGRFPSGTANVLNQFIINITFPAVTLLYIHQLEFSSGLIFPALMGIIVFAFGAGFFLIVGKMLKLNDRTIGCLMLSGGLGNTSFVGFPMINAFYGEELIGIGVLCDQGSFFVLSTLGIMVAAKYASGRVSSWEIVQKVLMFPPFQAMALALILKPVVFPPWFIDFLRALGATITPLALASVGFQLHLGDIKTAYGRLSLGLFYKLIIAPLVIFLLYVFVFGARGQAIQVTVFEAAMAPMITASIIAAENDLDRPLTALMVGVGIPLSFITAAAWYYLLLWV, from the coding sequence ATGGTGAATATGCTTGTAATGCTCTACAGCTTCATTATGGGAATAGTGATGAAGCGTTCCGGGCGCTTTCCTTCGGGAACGGCCAATGTTCTGAACCAGTTCATCATCAATATAACATTCCCTGCCGTTACACTGCTTTATATCCACCAGCTTGAGTTCAGTTCTGGTCTTATATTTCCCGCTCTCATGGGGATTATAGTATTCGCCTTCGGCGCCGGTTTTTTTCTCATTGTCGGAAAAATGCTTAAGCTTAATGACAGGACTATCGGCTGTCTTATGCTTTCGGGCGGTCTGGGGAACACCTCATTCGTGGGCTTCCCCATGATAAACGCCTTTTATGGTGAGGAGCTTATAGGCATAGGCGTTTTGTGTGATCAGGGCTCATTCTTTGTTCTATCCACACTGGGCATAATGGTTGCGGCAAAATATGCCTCCGGCAGGGTAAGCTCATGGGAAATAGTCCAGAAAGTGCTGATGTTCCCCCCTTTTCAGGCTATGGCGCTGGCACTGATACTCAAGCCTGTGGTTTTTCCCCCCTGGTTCATAGACTTCCTCCGTGCGCTGGGAGCAACCATAACACCGCTGGCTCTTGCCTCAGTTGGTTTTCAGCTTCACTTGGGGGATATAAAAACCGCATACGGCAGGCTTAGCTTAGGTCTTTTTTATAAACTAATTATCGCTCCGCTTGTCATATTTCTGCTGTATGTTTTTGTGTTCGGTGCGCGCGGGCAGGCCATTCAGGTTACTGTGTTTGAGGCGGCCATGGCTCCCATGATCACAGCGAGCATAATCGCAGCGGAAAATGATCTTGACAGGCCTCTTACGGCACTGATGGTTGGGGTAGGCATACCTCTTTCCTTCATCACAGCAGCAGCTTGGTATTACCTGCTGCTGTGGGTATAA
- the xthA gene encoding exodeoxyribonuclease III has protein sequence MKLVSFNVNSVRKRTEHVAAFASANGADIIALQETKTEDEFFPASEFAGMGFHSEYYGQKTHYGVAVLSGQKPVYVEKGLRAEGEQKRFIMCRFETPKGMLSVINCYFPQGESRDTERKFTMKREFYAGVAEYIKTNFKETDLYALAGDFNVAYTDLDVGIGADSMKRWLKEGKCCFLPEEREWMSMFFSLGMQDSYRIIHPESAELFSWFDYRSKGFEREPKRGLRIDTVLVSPALAGLTVGAGIDYETRGMNSPSDHCPVWADFDL, from the coding sequence ATGAAATTAGTCTCATTTAATGTTAACAGCGTCAGGAAGAGGACTGAGCATGTGGCTGCCTTTGCTTCGGCAAACGGGGCGGACATTATTGCGCTTCAGGAAACCAAGACGGAGGATGAGTTTTTTCCTGCTTCTGAGTTCGCCGGGATGGGATTTCACAGCGAATATTACGGACAGAAAACCCATTACGGAGTTGCTGTTCTCTCCGGACAGAAGCCTGTTTATGTGGAAAAGGGGCTGAGGGCGGAAGGTGAGCAGAAGCGTTTTATAATGTGCCGCTTTGAAACGCCGAAGGGGATGCTGAGCGTAATCAACTGCTATTTCCCGCAGGGGGAGAGCAGGGACACCGAAAGAAAATTCACCATGAAGCGCGAATTTTACGCCGGAGTGGCGGAATATATAAAAACAAACTTCAAAGAGACTGATCTTTATGCCCTTGCTGGTGATTTTAATGTGGCTTACACGGACTTGGATGTCGGCATAGGGGCTGACAGCATGAAAAGATGGCTGAAAGAGGGCAAATGCTGTTTTCTTCCTGAGGAGAGGGAGTGGATGAGTATGTTTTTCTCCCTCGGCATGCAGGACAGCTACCGCATAATCCACCCTGAATCTGCTGAGCTTTTCTCATGGTTTGACTACAGAAGCAAAGGCTTCGAGCGTGAGCCTAAACGCGGCCTGCGTATAGATACTGTGCTTGTGAGCCCCGCTCTGGCAGGGCTTACTGTGGGTGCGGGGATAGATTACGAAACAAGGGGGATGAACTCCCCGTCTGATCACTGCCCGGTCTGGGCTGATTTCGACTTATAA